The Mytilus edulis chromosome 12, xbMytEdul2.2, whole genome shotgun sequence genome contains a region encoding:
- the LOC139499541 gene encoding sodium- and chloride-dependent taurine transporter-like, giving the protein MGEGGHVKEKGGIKKRETWSRRFDFLLACIGFSVGLGNVWRFPYLCYKNGGGAFMIPYFICCIVGGIPLFYLEVCVGQFMGVAGLNAWKICPIFQGIGIASTIIMFFSNTFFNVIMAWAFYYWFSSFTSELPWASCGHEWNKNCKDYTKEDGNFTNSSMHNDEMGNITIPFLSALKNTSNQLFSDPVTEFWENKVLGISDGIDQPGAIKWDICLCLLFAWIAVYLCICKGIKSSGKVMYFTATTPYLFMFILLIRNSMLPGAIDGVIYYLKPNLSKLSDMQVWVDAGSQIFFTYSIGVGSLTVLGSFNKFKHNSYKDCIIFACTNTGTSLLAGLIIFTILGHMAFVQDTSIDKVAESGPGLAFIAYPKAVSMMPGAPFWSVLFFFMVILLGFDSQFVGVEAVVTAIVDQWPSVLRRKYRKEAFTAFICFLNFLLGLCMVTHGGIYVFELFNFYSTCIIILLIGFFECVAVAWVYGVRRFYDNVEMMLGRRINPYMGFCWTFLSPMFCLGMFLMSIINYSNLEYKRPSGVYEYPGWAIAIGWSMASFSVMFIPLMIPFNIWRYKLNFQTLHLLLKPQGLQAHQLRPKDKGEKSIGNCNAKSKCCDNSCEDPLDNHYEEDILETKLALLENGTNAHSGINGTNGLKV; this is encoded by the exons ATGGGAGAAGGTGGTCATGTTAAAGAAAAAGGAGGAATAAAAAAACGAGAGACTTGGAGTAGACGTTTTGACTTTTTGTTAGCATGTATAGGATTTTCTGTGGGACTTGGTAATGTTTGGCGCTTTCCTTATTTGTGTTACAAGAACGGCGGGG GAGCTTTTATGATTCCCTACTTTATATGTTGCATTGTGGGCGGAATaccattgttttatttagaagTATGCGTTGGGCAATTCATGGGCGTTGCTGGCCTAAATGCATGGAAAATATGTCCAATATTTCAAG gGATAGGAATAGCGTCAACCATCATCATGTTTTTCTCCAATACGTTTTTCAACGTTATCATGGCATGGGCTTTCTACTATTGGTTTAGTTCCTTTACAAGTGAATTACCATGGGCCAGCTGTGGTCACGAATGGAACAAAAACTGCAAAGATTATACAAAAGAAGATGGAAACTTTACAAATTCAAGTATGCATAATGATGAAATGGGAAACATCACTATTCCCTTTCTTTCTGCTTTGAAAAATACATCAAACCAGCTGTTTTCGGATCCGGTTACAGAATTCTGGGA AAATAAAGTCCTAGGAATTTCAGATGGTATTGATCAGCCAGGAGCTATAAAATGGGATATTTGTTTATGCTTGTTATTTGCCTGGATCGCCGTATATCTATGTATATGTAAAGGTATAAAGTCTTCCGGAAAG GTTATGTACTTCACAGCTACAACGCCTTATCTCTTTATGTTCATCTTATTGATAAGAAACTCCATGTTACCAGGAGCAATTGATGGTGTCATATATTACTTAAAGCCTAATCTAAGTAAACTTTCAGACATGCAG GTGTGGGTTGACGCTGGTTCTCAGATATTTTTCACCTATTCTATTGGAGTTGGTTCTCTCACAGTTCTTGGAAGTTTCAACAAGTTCAAACATAACTCCTACAA AGACTGCATCATTTTCGCATGTACAAATACTGGGACCAGTTTATTAGCTGGATTAATCATCTTTACAATTTTGGGTCACATGGCCTTCGTACAAGATACTTCCATAGACAAAGTGGCGGAGTCAG GACCTGGACTAGCTTTTATAGCTTACCCTAAAGCCGTATCGATGATGCCAGGTGCTCCATTTTGGTCGGTTCTGTTTTTCTTTATGGTGATTCTACTTGGATTTGATAGCCAG ttcGTCGGTGTCGAGGCAGTTGTTACAGCAATAGTTGATCAATGGCCAAGTGTTTTAAGACGGAAATATAGAAAGGAGGCGTTTACAGCGTTTATTTGCTTCCTGAATTTCTTACTTGGACTCTGTATGGTGACACAT GGAGGTATTtacgtgtttgagcttttcaaCTTCTACTCTACATGTATCATCATACTGTTGATTGGATTTTTTGAATGTGTTGCTGTTGCCTGGGTTTATG GAGTCAGACGCTTCTATGACAACGTTGAAATGATGCTTGGGCGCAGAATCAATCCATACATGGGTTTTTGCTGGACATTTTTATCGCCGATGTTTTGTTTG GGCATGTTCTTAATGAGCATTATAAATTATTCAAACTTGGAGTACAAACGACCATCTGGTGTTTACGAGTATCCAGGCTGGGCAATAGCTATAGGATGGAGTATGGCCTCGTTTTCAGTCATGTTTATTCCACTCATGATACCTTTCAATATATGGCGGTATAAACTTAATTTTCAG actttACATTTACTTCTAAAACCCCAGGGATTACAAGCCCATCAGCTAAGACCAAAGGATAAAGGAGAAAAAAGTATAGGGAATTGTAATGCCAAATCGAAATGCTGTGATAACTCGTGTGAAGATCCATTAGATAATCATTATGAAGAAGATATCTTAGAAACTAAACTAGCTCTACTTGAAAATGGTACAAATGCACATAGTGGTATTAATGGTACCAATGGTTTAAAAGTTTAG